From Theileria orientalis strain Shintoku DNA, chromosome 4, complete genome, the proteins below share one genomic window:
- a CDS encoding serine/threonine protein kinase: MRGEKFSDNLHKVSKPGTVSPDFPEDFGSSPKSEDVDDRQHCNGRIVSEFNEIVDSISNLNIVSHDVPISDNSLEQSPNSHSDEFTLEDSRTSSQSGTELGSPERSVSTYDSHFSTQRTSSLSDSLSSQSNLGSPAVNNDNSSNNSENIGSGLNTTSSKASGPVFAHNPSFQYFKENTPIQNYCNYTFTPGVIPSFEPLKFDIFTPNNKTNTKPNTKPKIKSNPVYQYKLMLDTNVDLTKPYPVPFEYTGFKDLEKYYEHQKETAYEKEENPESQSNEENVSEDTKSISTNRNDSFDSDDQGDHGANDGGLFGMNLSDTEDQKSYVPGGYHPVTIGEVYNDRYKIEAKLGWGYFSTVWLASDAKNKDTFVALKFQRSAKIYYNAVLDEIDLLKEINEGEETNAWMSTRQVYKKLLGQNYNPTKGVVSYIDYFKVEGPNGTHICVVFEAMGPNILTLIRLYQFQGIPMDLVKKITTHVLLGLDYLHRVCKIIHTDLKPENILVTSPLSNYDLNTCNNGKVAEKKNASEVNENNGNSTQGQVSSGAKADEGAEETQAHNEDKESNNEGASGDYKQNGDDEEITEIGANTDVEYVKNTIRPCFSDPTLTTTYKDNYALQETFLKMPYHHITWNMMRTVDRSSNKSHYHPSVLSSIGMNPYRINRTTVKTSKGYINIRPYTAEQFSHPNAIFKICDLGNACWTHKHFTEEIQTRQYRSPEAILKIGYDCLSDIWSLACVIFELITGDYLFDPNGNDSDQRDSSHIALIVELLGPIPNYMIKNSKKAKKMEFHNINKIKRWPLDSVLVKKYGMDKKEAKQLSNFLSCMLRINPLERHTAQQLLSHTWLTKAEN, translated from the exons atgagaGGTGAAAAGTTTTCAGATAATCTGCATAAAGTTTCAAAACCAGGCACAGTTAGCCCAGATTTTCCTGAAGATTTTGGTTCATCGCCCAAATCTGAAGATGTAGACGACAGACAACACTGTAACGGAAGGATCGTTTCGGAATTTAATGAGATTGTGGATTCtatttcaaatttgaaCATCGTATCACATGATGTGCCGATCAGTGATAATTCGCTGGAACAGTCTCCCAATAGCCACTCAGATGAATTCACACTTGAAGACTCGCGTACCTCTAGCCAGAGCGGAACGGAGTTAGGAAGCCCGGAACGTAGCGTGAGCACGTATGATTCGCACTTTTCAACCCAGAGGACTTCGTCCCTGTCAGATTCGTTGTCAAGTCAGTCGAATCTAGGCTCGCCAGCAGTAAATAACGACAATTCGTCAAATAACTCGGAGAATATTGGATCGGGATTAAATACGACTTCGAGTAAAGCTTCTGGGCCAGTATTCGCGCATAATCCATCATTCCAATATTTCAAAGAAAACACACCGATTCAAAACTACTGtaactacacatttacgCCGGGAGTTATACCGAGTTTTGAACCACTGAAATTTGACATCTTTACTCCGAACAATAAGACTAACACTAAGCCGAACACTAAGCCGAAAATTAAGTCTAACCCTGTGTATCAATATAAACTGATGTTGGACACGAACGTTGATTTGACAAAACCGTATCCTGTGCCTTTTGAGTATACAGGATTTAAAGATCTGGAAAA ATACTATGAGCACCAGAAAGAAACAGCCTACGAAAAAGAGGAAAACCCTGAATCACAGAGTAACGAGGAGAACGTGTCGGAAGACACGAAGTCGATTTCGACAAACAGAAATGACTCGTTCGACTCAGACGATCAAGGAGACCACGGAGCAAACGACGGAGGCCTGTTCGGAATGAACCTGAGCGACACGGAGGACCAGAAGAGCTACGTGCCAGGAGGATACCACCCAGTGACAATAGGAGAGGTGTACAACGACAGGTACAAAATAGAGGCGAAGCTGGGCTGGGGATACTTCAGCACAGTATGGCTGGCCTCAGACGCAAAGAACAAGGACACATTCGTGGCACTTAAGTTCCAGAGGAGCGCAAAGATATACTACAACGCAGTGCTGGACGAAAtcgacctgctgaaggaaATCAACGAAGGAGAGGAGACGAACGCGTGGATGAGCACGAGGCAAGTCtacaagaagctgctgggcCAAAACTATAACCCGACGAAGGGAGTGGTGTCATACATCGACTACTTCAAGGTCGAAGGGCCGAACGGGACGCACATATGCGTGGTATTCGAGGCAATGGGGCCGAACATACTGACGCTGATAAGGCTGTACCAGTTCCAGGGCATACCGATGGACCTggtgaaaaaaataacgaCGCACGTGCTGCTGGGGCTAGACTACCTGCACAGAGTGTGCAAGATCATACACACGGACCTGAAGCCGGAGAACATACTGGTGACGTCGCCGCTGAGCAACTATGACCTGAACACGTGCAACAACGGGAAGGTCGCAGAGAAAAAGAACGCATCTGAAGTAAATGAGAATAACGGCAATTCCACACAGGGGCAAGTTAGTTCAGGCGCGAAGGCAGATGAGGGCGCTGAGGAAACTCAGGCACACAATGAAGACAAGGAGAGCAACAACGAAGGCGCGAGTGGAGACTACAAACAGAACGGAGACGACGAGGAAATAACGGAAATCGGAGCAAACACTGACGTCGAGTACGTGAAGAACACAATCAGGCCTTGCTTCAGCGACCCGACGCTGACGACGACCTACAAAGACAACTACGCGCTCCAGGAAACGTTCCTGAAAATGCCGTACCACCACATAACGTGGAACATGATGAGAACAGTGGACAGGAGCTCGAACAAGTCACACTACCACCCGTCAGTGCTATCGTCAATAGGGATGAACCCGTACAGAATTAACAGGACCACAGTAAAGACCTCGAAGGGGTACATAAACATTAGGCCGTACACAGCAGAGCAGTTCAGCCACCCGAACGCAATATTTAAGATATGCGATCTAG GCAACGCCTGTTGGACGCACAAGCACTTCACCGAGGAGATACAGACGAGACAATACAGGTCGCCGGAGGCGATACTGAAAATAG GATACGATTGTCTGTCGGATATCTGGTCACTGGCATGCGTAATATTTGAGCTAATAACGGGAGACTATCTGTTCGATCCGAACGGGAACGACTCTGACCAGAGAGACTCGAGTCACATAGCACTG ATTGTTGAGTTGCTGGGCCCAATACCAAACTATATGATAAAGAATAGCAAGAAGGCCAAG AAAATGGAGTTCCACAACATCAACAAAATCAAAAGGTGGCCCCTGGATTCAGTTTTGGTGAAAAAATACGGCATGGACAAGAAGGAGGCGAAGCAACTGTCAAACTTCCTGTCATGTATGCTGAGAATTAACCCACTCGAACGCCATACCGCTCAACAACTTCTTTCACACACGTGGCTGACAAAAGCCGAAAACTAA
- a CDS encoding Rab GTPase: MNSSISKDYDYLFKLVLIGDSGVGKSCLLLRFADDSFTDSYITTIGVDFRFRTVIVNNKRIKLQIWDTAGQERFRTITSTYYRGADGIIMVYDVTDKASFEHINDWLNEVNKYASEDTCKLLLGNKCDIEDNRDVASTDVERLSEVIEVPAMEVSAKTGHNIDKAFLSITEKLVNLKMQKEPVDSEVKTVSLNTYNDYMQRVKSMRCCPL; encoded by the exons atgaacagTTCAATTTCTAAGGACTA TGACTATCTCTTCAAACTTGTTTTAATCGGGGATAGCGGAGTGGGTAAATCATGCTTACTTTTGAGATTTGCT GACGATTCGTTCACAGACAGCTATATTACGACGATCGGCGTtgatttt CGGTTTAGGACAGTCATTGTGAACAATAAGCGCATAAAGCTCCAAATA TGGGACACTGCCGGCCAGGAACGCTTTAGGACCATCACGAGCACGTACTATAGGGGCGCCGACGGCATCATCATGGTCTACGACGTTACGGACAAG GCCTCATTTGAGCACATTAACGACTGGCTAAACGAGGTAAACAAGTACGCCTCTGAGGACACCTGTAAGCTCCTCCTGGGCAACAAGTGCGACATAGAGGACAACAGGGACGTCGCCAGCACCGACGTAGAG CGTCTATCGGAGGTGATAGAGGTCCCTGCAATGGAGGTTTCTGCCAAGACTGGCCACAACATCGATAAG gcttttttatcaattacTGAGAAGCTGGTCAACTTAAAAAT GCAGAAGGAACCAGTGGACTCCGAGGTTAAAACGGTGTCTCTAAATACTTACAACG ATTATATGCAGCGCGTCAAAAGCATGAGGTGTTGCCCCTTGTAA
- a CDS encoding uncharacterized protein (zinc finger, GATA-type domain containing protein), which yields MNDFKKDTDPSVDNINIAGRNKTEPAVKHDLYSMNEQESSFKYNPVYYMNQSVNSQMMAGKPLAKMQEFEKNVPASDALMPSEYEGNFHEGLLIPPKDEYKNSHLPQFSPSKNIDSGIGSDLIQCIKSPETSPNLLPSSLEKYSMNSGIDILPMVNELDHGNLIQVNDCENKYGVVANGQAQKARNVYNYQGVNYNKQELETVNVNKRFYYPTQFSQQTSQNKRNLDGNLGFFNYNGNKNLCYFNGIRVEYDEKTKSYHPNYEVVDENNPNVKYRQQMIPNEKVDNERVSPLFNFISNSQDYNLNNPYYEIESYYKNSSLKHDMMNPSDDGKYRSEALYQPDPIARKPKRDRKKTVKTGSSAGRPRLNRNHYSCANCNAKSTPQWRYVTGVAVCNACYMRMRKDKIFPGHFNKNKGNKNE from the exons ATGAACGATTTCAAGAAAGATACCGATCCCAGCGTCGACAACATCAATATTGCTGGCAGGAACAAGACTGAGCCTGCCGTCAAGCACGATTTGTATTCCATGAATGAACAGGAATCGAGCTTCAAGTACAACCCTGTGTACTATATGAACCAGTCTGTCAACTCTCAGATGATGGCAGGCAAGCCTCTCGCCAAGATGCAGGAATTTGAGAAGAACGTTCCTGCTTCTGATGCTCTGATGCCCAGTGAATATGAGGGCAACTTTCACGAGGGACTTCTCATTCCCCCAAAGGATGAGTACAAGAACAGCCACCTTCCCCAATTCTCCCCTTCCAAAAACATAGATTCTGGAATCGGATCTGATCTAATTCAGTGTATCAAGAGTCCTGAAACCAGCCCCAACCtacttccttcttctctcgAAAAATATTCAATGAATTCGGGCATTGACATCCTTCCTATGGTCAACGAGCTTGACCATGGGAATTTGATTCAGGTGAACGACTGTGAGAATAAATACGGCGTCGTGGCCAACGGTCAGGCCCAAAAGGCTAGGAACGTCTACAACTATCAGGGTGTAAACTATAACAAGCAAGAACTAGAGACTGTGAACGTAAACAAGCGGTTTTACTATCCTACTCAGTTCTCTCAGCAGACGTCGCAAAACAAGAGAAACTTGGACGGGAACCTCGGCTTTTTCAACTACAACGGCAACAAGAACCTCTGTTACTTCAATGGCATCCGCGTTGAGTATGACGAAAAAACGAAGTCCTACCATCCCAATTATGAGGTGGTCGATGAGAACAATcctaatgtaaaatatcgcCAACAAATGATACCAAACG agaAGGTTGATAATGAGCGCGTGTCGCCtctgtttaattttatttcaaacaGTCAGGACTACAACCTCAATAACCCTTATTATGAGATTGAATCTTACTACAAGAACAGTTCCCTCAAACACGACATGATGAACCCGAGCGATGATGGTAAATACAGATCGGAGGCTCTTTACCAGCCAGACCCAATCGCAAGGAAACCTAAGAGGGACCGTAAAAAGACTGTTAAAACTGGCTCTTCTGCTGGTAGGCCCCGGTTGAACAGGAATCACTATTCTTGTGCCAACTGCAATGCTAAGTCAACTCCTCAGTGGAGGTACGTTACTGGCGTGGCTGTTTGTAACGCCTGTTATATGAGGATGAGGaaggataaaatatttcCAGGCCATTTCAACAAGAACAAGGGTAATAAGAACGAATAA
- a CDS encoding uncharacterized protein (PIG-P domain containing protein), with protein MDFDIKSFVSVLLSYVLFVLYVVWAYVPDRYLNKIGLVYYPSKHWSCSFPIFLVFTVATIIVCVGFHEKTMHPRLDSYDSMIDEYSAFVKGDTVTCMDTPLNIVNRKLYSNVSTNDTD; from the exons ATGGATTTTGACATAAAATCATTTGTATCCGTGTTGTTATCTTATGTTTTGTTTG TACTATATGTTGTTTGGGCCTACGTTCCAGATCGTTATCTTAACAAAATAGGACTCGTTTATTATCCATCAAA GCACTGGAGCTGTTCATTTCCTATATTTTTAGTGTTCACAGTGGCCACAATAATAGTATGTGTTGGATTTCACGAGAAAACGATGCACCCGAGGCTGGATTCCTATGATAGCATGATAG aCGAGTATTCCGCCTTCGTCAAGGGAGACACAGTAACGTGCATGGACACACCCCTGAACATAGTAAACAGGAAGCTGTATAGCAACGTGAGCACTAATGATAcagattaa
- a CDS encoding vacuolar protein sorting/secretion protein: protein MVYLEQIAIDAKNEFFCTILEVLDSIMKHNDYKNFRQTTDPYKPETNKNFTKDRVSNIINDVLLSKDQNSEDSFTKNIASNNIALVCSNDVYNLLNHLFNNGICELGFVSIDRIEDVANRQAKSINEDYELPKHNEVFVIRPTFRDSHALAMLLQKRHMSVIRVVCMPEISEVYPQILSHLLGKNFNVCKYGSNTPYTTNLVELFQCSVHIVPVDGILSMVMSNCYSDFYLHGDPTTAWFFAKAFEYLQKKHLGGAILNVVGLGTLSKYVIELLLKNRREAAANLIVDGIDKVQNEKCFIPLKLLDNYQKGIICDMTNLEKRAKATKSELDTRVLLCNSPTFKSSIIIDRKVDLITPMCTNFTYEGLLDTVFGVKCNLVSVDTQALDGKVLNPLDLIVDFQKSGQKHSATKKTVSLSSQLYDEIRWIDFSKVGAYLHEKALRVKKGYEGGGMQTIGEMGEFVKKFKSLQQEHANLSTHINIMGYLSSYVKSERFQLIQSVEDSILQGNVDAGKDDSRLANISKLWTKKTGDPYVAQILDLIFWNTDVRSVLRLVVLLSQTMDGLKQADFNTIKRAIVFQYGFANLKTIQNFIKCGLIKVNNAAESLRWQKLCSKFNLLVESEFSSTDCSGIFGGYAPLSIRIAQLINITNDCAPLSSEFAFLNAQIVATKQKSLNPGALDTVGVSTSKSIPTQSVTSGSSEPVENCLLCYIGGITIGEVAALSLLNSLKSKYLVLATDVINSSHLIKM, encoded by the coding sequence ATGGTATATTTGGAACAAATAGCAATTGATGCAAAGAATGAGTTCTTTTGCACAATTCTGGAGGTTCTCGACTCAATTATGAAGCATAatgattataaaaatttcaGGCAAACAACTGACCCTTATAAGCCTgaaacaaacaaaaatttCACAAAAGATCGAGTTTCCAATATAATTAACGATGTTCTTTTATCTAAAGATCAGAACAGTGAGGATTCCTTCACGAAAAATATCGCAAGCAACAACATTGCTCTAGTCTGTTCCAACGATGTATATAACCTTTTGAACCACCTGTTTAACAATGGAATTTGTGAGCTGGGATTTGTGAGTATCGACCGCATAGAAGATGTGGCGAACCGGCAGGCAAAGTCGATTAACGAGGACTATGAACTCCCGAAGCACAACGAGGTGTTCGTTATCCGTCCAACATTCAGAGACTCACACGCACTGGCAATGCTCCTGCAGAAGAGACACATGAGCGTGATCAGGGTAGTCTGTATGCCCGAGATAAGCGAAGTGTACCCGCAAATTCTGTCGCACCTGCTCGGGAAAAACTTCAACGTGTGCAAATACGGCTCGAACACGCCGTACACGACGAACCTGGTGGAGCTGTTCCAGTGCTCAGTACACATAGTCCCAGTCGACGGAATCCTGTCGATGGTCATGTCGAACTGCTACTCGGACTTTTACCTGCACGGAGACCCGACGACAGCCTGGTTCTTTGCAAAGGCGTTCGAGTATCTCCAGAAGAAGCACCTGGGAGGAGCAATTTTAAACGTAGTAGGACTGGGGACGCTCTCAAAATACGTTATTGAGCTGCTGCTTAAGAACAGGAGGGAGGCGGCAGCTAATTTGATCGTGGACGGCATCGACAAGGTGCAGAACGAGAAGTGCTTCATTCCGCTCAAGCTGCTGGATAATTACCAAAAGGGCATAATCTGCGACATGACCAACCTGGAAAAAAGAGCAAAGGCGACTAAGAGCGAGTTGGACACGCGGGTGCTGCTGTGCAACTCGCCCACCTTCAAGTCGTCAATAATCATCGACAGGAAGGTTGACCTGATAACGCCGATGTGCACCAATTTCACGTACGAGGGACTGCTGGACACAGTATTCGGAGTTAAGTGCAACCTGGTGAGCGTGGACACGCAGGCCCTGGACGGCAAGGTGCTGAACCCACTTGACCTCATCGTCGACTTCCAGAAGAGTGGGCAGAAGCACAGCGCCACGAAGAAGACAGTCTCGCTGTCCTCGCAGCTCTACGACGAGATCCGGTGGATCGACTTCTCCAAAGTCGGCGCGTACCTGCACGAAAAGGCACTCAGGGTTAAGAAAGGCTACGAGGGCGGCGGGATGCAGACGATCGGAGAGATGGGCGAGTTCGTCAAAAAGTTCAAGTCGCTGCAGCAGGAGCACGCGAACCTGTCGACGCACATCAACATCATGGGCTACCTGAGCTCCTACGTGAAGTCGGAGCGCTTCCAGCTGATCCAGAGCGTGGAGGACAGCATCCTTCAGGGCAACGTCGACGCGGGCAAGGACGACTCGCGCCTGGCCAACATCTCGAAGCTGtggacgaagaagacggGCGACCCCTACGTGGCGCAGATCCTCGACCTCATCTTCTGGAACACGGACGTGCGCAGCGTGCTCAGGCTCGTCGTTCTGCTCAGTCAGACTATGGACGGCCTGAAGCAGGCGGACTTCAACACCATTAAGCGCGCGATCGTTTTCCAGTACGGCTTCGCGAACCTCAAGACGATCCAGAACTTCATTAAGTGCGGCCTCATTAAGGTCAACAACGCTGCCGAGAGTCTGCGCTGGCAGAAGCTCTGCAGCAAGTTCAACCTGCTCGTCGAATCCGAGTTCTCGTCCACAGACTGCTCGGGCATTTTCGGCGGATACGCCCCCCTCAGCATCAGAATCGCCCAGCTCATCAACATCACGAACGACTGCGCGCCTCTGAGCTCTGAGTTTGCCTTCCTGAACGCGCAGATCGTCGCCACTAAGCAGAAGTCGCTGAACCCGGGCGCCCTCGACACCGTTGGCGTGTCCACCAGCAAGTCCATTCCCACGCAGAGCGTTACGAGCGGCTCCTCTGAGCCCGTGGAGAACTGCCTTCTCTGCTACATCGGGGGCATCACCATCGGCGAGGTGGCCGCTCTTTCGCTGCTGAACTCCCTGAAGTCCAAGTACCTGGTCCTGGCAACCGACGTCATCAACTCATCGCACCTAATCAAAATGTAA